The Miscanthus floridulus cultivar M001 chromosome 7, ASM1932011v1, whole genome shotgun sequence genome includes a region encoding these proteins:
- the LOC136465588 gene encoding uncharacterized protein has product MAYSAAFPAAQLVAWPSHTPPALAQSAPRHSASSLRAAQRARPAPLAQLARLPPSRSPLALAQLAARSAQRCCPARLRPHPLAPARFTRASVWPIPRTATARLGFARHTRRPPPSPSHCTTGPASQLALLVSVCPHAFSSPSLRCRSRMSAPRLSSSLSFLPRVSFLSLPADGARPIGRPPAPTQGRRPNPTACPAHLPSTPRPIPPIKPRTEPSPLPFLCSPFQSPPPPVNSPLPSANAVAEATRSTVVVHRAHRFRSNRVLPWIDRVSCSPAPFLLYPDRHRRRIISSEPPRTPRSLLPDSR; this is encoded by the coding sequence ATGGCCTACTCCGCTGCCTTTCCCGCGGCCCAGCTCGTCGCCTGGCCCAGCCACACTCCTCCCGCACTGGCCCAATCGGCGCCCCGCCACTCCGCGTCCTCCCTCCGCGCCGCTCAACGCGCCCGGCCTGCTCCGCTGGCCCAGCTCGCGCGCCTTCCTCCTTCCCGCAGCCCGCTCGCCCTGGCCCAGCTGGCGGCCCGCTCAGCTCAGCGCTGCTGCCCCGCGCGCCTACGCCCGCACCCGCTAGCACCGGCCCGCTTCACGCGCGCGTCCGTGTGGCCCATCCCACGCACTGCCACAGCCCGCCTCGGCTTCGCCCGCCACACGCGCCGTCCGCCTCCTTCTCCCTCTCACTGCACTACTGGCCCCGCCAGTCAGCTGGCCCTGCTCGTCAGCGTGTGCCCGCACGCGTTTTCTTCTCCCTCACTGCGCTGCCGGTCCCGCATGTCAGCGCCGCGCCTGTCttcttccctttcctttcttccccgtgtTTCTTTCCTTTCTCTCCCCGCCGATGGCGCACGCCCGATTGGAAGGCCACCGGCGCCCACGCAAGGCAGGCGACCAAATCCGACCGCGTGCCCCGCTCACCTTCCTTCCACGCCGCGCCCCATCCCGCCTATAAAGCCCCGGACCGAGCCCTCCCCTCTGCCCTTCCTCTGTTCGCCGTTCcagtcgccaccgccgccggtgaaCTCCCCCCTCCCGAGCGCGAACGCCGTCGCCGAAGCCACCCGAAGCACCGTCGTCGTTCACCGCGCCCATAGGTTCCGTTCAAATCGCGTTTTGCCATGGATTGATCGGGTTTCTTGCTCACCCGCGCCCTTCCTTCTCTATCCAGATCGCCACCGCCGTCGAATCATCTCTTCGGAGCCTCCCCGGACGCCGCGCAGCCTCCTTCCcgactcgcggtga
- the LOC136465586 gene encoding uncharacterized protein, translating to MAYSAAFPAAQLVAWPSHTPPALAQSAPRHSTSSLRAAQCARPAPLAQLARLPPSRSPLALAQLAARSAQRCCPARLRPHPLAPARFARASVWPIPRTAAARLGFARRTRRPPPSPSHCTTGPASQLAPLVSARPHAFSSPSLRCRSRMSAPRLSSSLSFLPRVSFLSLPADGARPIGRPPAPTQGRRPNPTACPAHLPSTPRPIPPIKPWTEPSPLPFLCSPFQSPPPPVNSPLPSANAVAEATRSTAVVHRAHRFRSNRVLPWIDRVSCSPAPFLLYPDRHRRRIISLEPPRTPRSLLPDSR from the coding sequence ATGGCCTACTCCGCTGCCTTTCCCGCGGCCCAGCTCGTCGCCTGGCCCAGCCACACTCCTCCCGCACTGGCCCAATCGGCGCCCCGCCACTCCACGTCCTCCCTCCGCGCCGCTCAATGCGCCCGGCCTGCTCCGCTGGCCCAGCTCGCGCGCCTTCCTCCTTCCCGCAGCCCGCTCGCCCTGGCCCAGCTGGCGGCCCGCTCAGCTCAGCGCTGCTGCCCCGCGCGCCTACGCCCGCACCCGCTAGCACCGGCCCGCTTCGCGCGCGCGTCCGTGTGGCCCATCCCGCGCACTGCCGCAGCCCGCCTCGGCTTCGCCCGCCGCACGCGCCGTCCGCCTCCTTCTCCCTCTCACTGCACTACTGGCCCCGCCAGTCAGCTGGCCCCGCTCGTCAGCGCGCGCCCGCACGCGTTTTCTTCTCCCTCACTGCGCTGCCGGTCCCGCATGTCAGCGCCGCGCCTGTCttcttccctttcctttcttccccgtgtTTCTTTCCTTTCTCTCCCCGCCGATGGCGCACGCCCGATTGGAAGGCCACCGGCGCCCACGCAAGGCAGGCGACCAAATCCGACCGCGTGCCCCGCTCACCTTCCTTCCACGCCGCGCCCCATCCCGCCTATAAAGCCCTGGACCGAGCCCTCTCCTCTGCCCTTCCTCTGTTCGCCGTTCcagtcgccaccgccgccggtgaaCTCCCCCCTCCCGAGCGCGAACGCCGTCGCCGAAGCCACCCGAAGCACCGCCGTCGTTCACCGCGCCCATAGGTTCCGTTCAAATCGCGTTTTGCCATGGATTGATCGGGTTTCTTGCTCACCCGCGCCCTTCCTTCTCTATCCAGATCGCCACCGCCGTCGAATCATCTCTTTGGAGCCTCCCCGGACGCCGCGCAGCCTCCTTCCcgactcgcggtga